In Candidatus Nitrosarchaeum limnium SFB1, the following proteins share a genomic window:
- a CDS encoding hypothetical protein (hypothetical protein Nmar_1646): MSLLESIFEKKSNLFSIITLSIIAIVSIPIIIPHILHTSHFLHISLHIGELILAVFIGILSMIAYYRMRTKRLLLTMAAFSTFIAVAVVNLIESVWSSYFYVGELSLIEISHILIFVTIGMLALGAFRND, from the coding sequence ATGTCCCTATTGGAATCAATCTTTGAGAAAAAATCCAATCTTTTTTCAATTATCACGCTTTCAATTATTGCAATAGTTAGTATCCCAATAATTATTCCTCACATTCTTCATACTAGTCATTTTTTACACATCTCACTTCACATAGGAGAACTGATTCTTGCAGTGTTTATTGGAATCCTATCAATGATTGCATATTACAGAATGAGAACAAAGAGACTCTTACTTACGATGGCTGCATTTTCAACGTTTATTGCAGTGGCTGTAGTCAATCTAATAGAGTCAGTTTGGTCATCTTATTTTTATGTCGGAGAATTAAGTTTAATAGAAATCAGTCATATTTTGATATTTGTGACTATTGGAATGTTAGCTCTGGGTGCTTTTAGAAATGATTAG
- a CDS encoding Signal transduction histidine kinase: MSDTHIDFQKITNDDMYRSIYENSPDLFRTININGEIINCNKSYFETLGYLKSEVIGKTIFDHTAEESLSQMRETFEEWKKGGCVSNSEIWLKKKNGDKFLALLSANNLFDKYGTLIGSNTSIRDITEITAMKKEFKNLKRIRQEIMGELSIRVAHDLKNPLNVIKNSVQLIQFRKEPSTENYSNTLTRIEHAVIRMDHQINEVLEFVNPLPLDLQQNSLKKIFENVINEMPVPEEFTVSIPTKDIMINCDQRKIEIILRNLVLNAIQAMGEKGSIIITTNETESHVKILVKDTGPGIPHKLRFKIFDPLFTTRQIGTGLGLPICKTVIEQHGGSISFETELEKGTTFTISLPKSL; encoded by the coding sequence ATGTCAGATACACATATCGATTTTCAAAAAATTACTAATGATGATATGTATCGAAGTATATATGAAAATTCACCTGATCTATTTAGAACAATAAACATCAATGGAGAAATAATTAACTGTAACAAATCATATTTTGAGACTTTGGGGTATTTGAAATCAGAAGTTATTGGTAAAACAATTTTTGATCATACAGCCGAAGAGAGTCTATCACAAATGAGAGAAACGTTTGAAGAATGGAAAAAAGGTGGATGTGTATCAAACAGTGAGATTTGGTTAAAAAAGAAAAATGGTGACAAATTTCTTGCTTTGTTAAGTGCAAACAATCTTTTTGACAAATATGGAACGCTCATTGGAAGTAACACGTCAATTAGAGACATAACTGAAATTACTGCAATGAAAAAAGAATTTAAAAATCTAAAAAGAATTAGACAGGAAATAATGGGGGAGCTGTCTATCAGAGTAGCTCATGATTTGAAAAATCCATTAAATGTTATCAAAAATTCGGTGCAGTTAATTCAATTCAGAAAAGAACCATCTACTGAAAATTATTCAAACACGTTAACTCGAATAGAACATGCAGTGATTAGGATGGATCATCAAATTAATGAGGTACTAGAATTTGTAAATCCATTACCATTAGACTTACAACAAAACTCGTTAAAGAAAATATTTGAAAATGTTATTAACGAAATGCCAGTTCCTGAAGAATTTACCGTGTCTATTCCAACAAAAGATATCATGATTAATTGTGATCAAAGAAAAATAGAGATCATACTTAGAAATCTCGTACTAAATGCAATTCAAGCAATGGGTGAAAAGGGCTCGATAATCATTACAACAAATGAAACAGAATCTCATGTGAAAATCCTAGTCAAAGATACAGGTCCAGGAATTCCTCACAAATTAAGATTCAAAATTTTTGATCCGTTATTCACAACAAGACAAATTGGAACAGGATTGGGTCTACCTATTTGTAAAACAGTCATAGAGCAACACGGAGGAAGCATATCTTTTGAAACAGAGTTAGAAAAAGGTACGACTTTTACAATATCACTACCCAAATCACTTTAG
- a CDS encoding 2-alkenal reductase, which produces MKWKTLQHNGILFPPAYEAHGIKIKIKGESVDIDLNQEEMIYQWAKKKDTPYAQDKVFQKNFTSDFAKTLPAKFKNISYEDIDFSHAYKIVDKEKDIREMMTKEEKKALALKRKQLREKLVQKYGKAIMDGKEVDVANYMAEPPGIFIGRGDHPLRGRWKPRITAKDVTLNLGKEAKVPEGNWGKIVHDNNSMWLAGWTDYLTEKRKYVWLADTAGLKQDRDKAKYEKAVKLSKEIEKIKERIVKDMKSKDPKISRIATVCYLIYRTAMRVGDEKDPDEADTVGATTLRKEHINITDDAIEFDFLGKDSVRWQETVKAEGNDKQFQENLKKLIQNKKPKDEIFEDITSRHVNAYYSSIVSGLTAKVFRTYLATTMVKNYLKEHDNVKNKTPNEKLYHAKLANLEAAIMCNHKRTIPKTYENTLENKRQTLKSISKDQLWTKTLESLKKAESMEAKTDAQKKNKAKKIKTLNEQIKKQKEKHKERVEKLQLQIDLSEKTKDYNLGTSLRNYIDPRIFKAWTDEVGVEWEKLYTAALQKKFLWVQNEKVSWTELAKQ; this is translated from the coding sequence ATGAAATGGAAAACACTACAACATAATGGAATCTTGTTTCCACCTGCTTACGAAGCACATGGAATTAAGATAAAGATCAAAGGAGAGAGTGTAGATATTGATCTGAATCAAGAAGAGATGATTTACCAATGGGCAAAGAAGAAAGACACACCATATGCTCAAGACAAAGTTTTTCAGAAAAATTTTACAAGTGATTTTGCAAAAACACTTCCTGCAAAATTTAAGAATATTTCATATGAAGATATTGATTTTTCACATGCTTACAAAATAGTTGACAAGGAAAAAGACATCAGAGAGATGATGACAAAAGAAGAAAAAAAGGCATTAGCACTTAAACGAAAACAATTACGGGAAAAACTGGTACAAAAATACGGCAAAGCCATCATGGATGGAAAAGAGGTAGACGTTGCAAATTACATGGCAGAGCCTCCGGGAATTTTTATTGGAAGAGGGGATCATCCTCTGAGAGGAAGATGGAAACCACGCATTACTGCAAAAGATGTTACACTAAATCTAGGTAAAGAGGCCAAAGTTCCAGAAGGTAATTGGGGAAAAATTGTTCACGATAATAATTCAATGTGGTTAGCTGGTTGGACAGATTATCTAACTGAGAAAAGAAAGTATGTTTGGCTTGCAGATACTGCAGGATTAAAACAAGACAGAGACAAGGCAAAATACGAAAAGGCAGTCAAACTATCAAAAGAGATCGAAAAGATAAAAGAAAGAATTGTAAAAGACATGAAAAGCAAGGATCCTAAAATCAGTAGGATTGCAACTGTGTGTTATTTGATTTATCGAACCGCCATGAGGGTAGGAGACGAAAAAGATCCAGATGAAGCAGATACAGTAGGTGCTACCACATTAAGAAAAGAGCACATCAACATTACAGATGATGCAATTGAATTTGATTTCTTGGGAAAAGACAGTGTAAGATGGCAAGAGACAGTAAAGGCAGAGGGAAACGACAAACAATTCCAAGAGAATCTTAAAAAATTAATACAGAACAAAAAACCCAAAGACGAAATTTTTGAGGACATTACATCCAGACACGTTAATGCGTATTACTCCAGCATTGTTAGTGGATTAACTGCCAAAGTTTTCAGAACATATCTTGCAACTACAATGGTGAAAAATTATCTCAAAGAGCATGATAACGTAAAGAACAAGACACCAAATGAAAAACTATACCATGCAAAACTAGCAAACCTAGAAGCAGCTATAATGTGCAATCATAAAAGAACAATACCAAAAACATATGAAAATACACTTGAAAATAAAAGACAGACGCTAAAGAGCATAAGTAAAGACCAACTATGGACTAAAACTCTAGAATCATTAAAGAAAGCAGAGTCGATGGAAGCAAAGACAGACGCTCAAAAAAAGAATAAAGCAAAAAAGATCAAGACACTAAATGAGCAAATCAAAAAGCAAAAAGAGAAGCACAAAGAAAGAGTTGAAAAATTGCAATTACAAATTGACTTGTCTGAAAAGACCAAAGATTACAACTTGGGAACATCATTGAGAAACTATATCGATCCACGTATTTTCAAAGCGTGGACTGACGAAGTTGGCGTAGAATGGGAGAAACTATACACTGCTGCATTGCAGAAGAAATTCCTGTGGGTTCAAAATGAAAAAGTTAGCTGGACAGAATTAGCAAAGCAATAA
- a CDS encoding hypothetical protein (hypothetical protein ALOHA_HF4000ANIW97M7ctg1g42) — protein sequence MNPLFQLSTRSYETEIPIVTKALQELEAECKVKDGFTIEKPFEKFGWTFFNIQISMEMTEVIESSGMMKGALGFKIGEQLTNFIGHYLETKGSNVRIKKINY from the coding sequence TTGAATCCGTTATTTCAGCTAAGCACACGAAGCTATGAAACTGAAATTCCAATAGTAACAAAGGCATTACAAGAACTAGAAGCTGAATGCAAGGTAAAAGACGGATTTACTATAGAAAAACCATTTGAGAAATTTGGTTGGACATTTTTTAATATTCAAATTAGCATGGAGATGACTGAAGTAATTGAAAGCTCTGGTATGATGAAAGGTGCATTGGGATTCAAAATTGGTGAGCAACTGACTAATTTTATTGGGCATTATCTAGAAACAAAAGGAAGTAATGTAAGAATAAAGAAAATCAATTACTGA
- a CDS encoding ArsR family transcription regulator, with protein MIRSDNRLTKVLEVIHSNPGIQFRDLMKQTGMKNGALSHYVNKIESNGMIQVERSPRQTKFFPLHIKDSDQKIISALRKETPKKIILHLMSEGDEGAEFSIIPIKIGKSPSTVSLYLSQLVDDEIVSIRLDNKRKKYFVKNRKTVDGLIDSYHPGLVSSAADSFADTFNSL; from the coding sequence ATGATTAGATCAGATAATAGATTAACAAAAGTATTGGAAGTCATTCACAGTAATCCCGGGATTCAATTCAGAGATCTAATGAAACAAACTGGAATGAAAAACGGAGCTCTTAGTCATTATGTTAACAAAATTGAGAGCAATGGAATGATTCAGGTTGAAAGGAGTCCAAGACAAACAAAATTTTTTCCATTACACATCAAAGATTCAGATCAAAAGATCATATCTGCCCTAAGAAAAGAGACACCTAAAAAAATAATATTACATTTGATGTCAGAAGGCGATGAAGGTGCAGAGTTTTCTATAATTCCAATTAAAATAGGAAAAAGCCCTTCTACTGTATCTTTGTATTTATCTCAACTTGTAGATGATGAGATTGTTTCTATAAGATTGGATAACAAAAGAAAAAAGTACTTTGTAAAAAATAGAAAAACAGTTGATGGATTAATTGATTCATACCATCCAGGACTTGTGTCAAGTGCTGCTGATTCTTTTGCAGATACATTCAATTCATTGTAG
- a CDS encoding hypothetical protein (hypothetical protein Nmar_1141), which produces MIRTPIWIAIVIGVFFVGIGVSYAHFANTYDPMSMKFQNQELFNQMMANNPKMSQQWMDSDIMNQQQMMNDPQFKQQMFQQMMQNPNDMMEWMATDPKHVEQMSKIMKEDHVFMSKMMSAMMNDPDLRLQMMGHMSENQEAFKEMMNIMSLNMTGHMGSEMNQQMMHP; this is translated from the coding sequence ATGATAAGGACACCAATTTGGATTGCAATAGTAATTGGTGTTTTCTTTGTAGGAATTGGTGTAAGTTATGCTCATTTTGCAAATACGTATGACCCAATGTCTATGAAATTTCAAAATCAAGAATTGTTTAACCAAATGATGGCCAACAATCCAAAGATGTCACAACAGTGGATGGATTCAGATATAATGAACCAACAACAAATGATGAATGATCCTCAGTTCAAACAACAAATGTTTCAACAAATGATGCAAAACCCAAATGACATGATGGAATGGATGGCAACAGATCCAAAACATGTAGAGCAGATGTCAAAGATAATGAAAGAAGATCATGTGTTTATGTCAAAAATGATGTCTGCAATGATGAATGATCCTGATTTAAGATTGCAGATGATGGGCCACATGTCAGAAAATCAAGAGGCATTCAAAGAAATGATGAACATCATGAGTTTAAACATGACAGGTCATATGGGTTCTGAAATGAATCAACAAATGATGCATCCATAA
- a CDS encoding glucose sorbosone dehydrogenase yields the protein MILSIFFVILLPNSFGQTFEEYGVKVETVADNLHIPWEIVFSPDGRIFFTERVGNLRVIENGQLNPEPIASFSVGGGEGGLLGIALDPNFKENHYLYLYQTYNELFSTFNKVVRYKESDNKLSEEKILVDKIPGASYHDGGRIKFGPDGKLYITTGDAGNYNLAQDINSNAGKILRINSDGSIPQDNPFENSLVFSYGHRNPQGIDWEPNTGKLFESEHGPSGERGVAHDEINVIEKGKNYGWPDIIGDETKNGMINPILQSGDDTWAPSGISFYSNDKISSWNGKLFVATLRGSHLKILDVDSSQNKIVSQQDIFVNEFGRLRDIVSGPDGYLYLLTSNNDGRGSQLGNDDRILKISPISKYKSEFSDLSPLKQYHKGIEANKISCKENLILVLKIDNSPACTSQKTAQKLIERGWGIQ from the coding sequence ATGATATTATCAATATTTTTTGTAATTTTATTGCCAAATTCCTTTGGACAAACTTTTGAGGAATACGGAGTCAAGGTTGAAACTGTAGCCGATAATCTACATATTCCTTGGGAAATTGTCTTTAGTCCGGACGGAAGAATATTTTTCACAGAACGAGTGGGAAATCTAAGAGTAATTGAAAACGGTCAGCTAAATCCAGAGCCTATTGCATCATTTAGTGTTGGTGGTGGTGAGGGGGGATTGTTAGGAATAGCACTTGATCCAAATTTTAAAGAAAATCACTATTTGTATTTGTACCAAACATACAATGAATTATTTTCTACGTTTAACAAAGTTGTTCGTTATAAAGAATCAGATAACAAACTAAGTGAAGAGAAGATACTAGTTGATAAAATTCCTGGGGCATCATATCATGATGGAGGCAGAATAAAATTCGGTCCTGATGGAAAGTTATACATCACTACAGGAGATGCAGGAAATTATAATCTTGCACAAGACATAAACTCTAATGCTGGAAAAATTTTGAGAATCAATTCAGATGGAAGCATACCTCAAGACAACCCATTTGAAAACTCACTTGTTTTTTCGTATGGGCACAGAAATCCACAAGGAATTGACTGGGAACCAAATACTGGAAAATTATTTGAATCAGAACACGGACCATCTGGAGAAAGAGGAGTAGCCCATGATGAGATCAACGTAATTGAGAAGGGCAAAAACTATGGATGGCCAGATATTATTGGAGACGAGACAAAAAATGGAATGATAAATCCGATTTTACAATCAGGTGATGATACTTGGGCACCGTCAGGAATTTCTTTTTACAGCAATGATAAAATTTCATCATGGAACGGCAAATTATTTGTTGCAACATTGAGAGGAAGTCATTTAAAAATTTTAGATGTAGATTCAAGTCAAAATAAAATAGTTTCACAACAAGATATTTTTGTAAATGAATTTGGTAGGTTACGCGACATAGTCTCAGGACCTGATGGATATCTGTACTTGCTTACAAGCAATAATGATGGAAGAGGAAGTCAGTTAGGAAACGATGATAGAATTTTAAAAATATCACCAATATCAAAATACAAAAGTGAGTTTAGTGATCTGAGTCCATTAAAACAATATCATAAAGGGATTGAAGCAAATAAAATTTCATGCAAAGAAAATTTGATACTAGTTTTGAAGATTGACAATTCTCCTGCATGTACATCTCAGAAAACAGCACAAAAACTCATAGAACGTGGGTGGGGAATACAATAG
- a CDS encoding hypothetical protein (hypothetical protein Nmar_0999), whose product MLGPSLNNAFADIIPPKKQIALGISPDDISCETGMFKVIRDRTDSVSCVKISSVVKLIVKGWSKPVEQKALDVQIKEDVKPLATINILYVEPIKTQYGKITSTAATSGYDFAFEICAGSQKIFVPEVLIKSDSQTQRYEIPDNIAPNSCLLSATFIKASDPNSIKVTLLNKGDISKLLADGEASIATIQSELDNAKKALGDKSATDTSQTAKIGDLRKQLNDAKEDLYRLYFTIYANPTEKYDIKKLSFTGEAIEGESAKILAVKKSVSAENMYDAVFEACTGDKQIALPVVLVSSDTEATNVKIGNKISPNTCQMTSVKITAINPDSITAKMAGNVESNKVPELEDQLVKLQKEIVGQRDALRKLFHDPKESNFNEQVEMHTAKIIELRNQISSIKDDYNKILYQMYRQ is encoded by the coding sequence ATGTTAGGTCCAAGTTTGAATAATGCATTTGCAGATATCATTCCACCAAAAAAACAAATAGCTTTGGGAATTTCTCCAGACGACATTTCATGTGAGACTGGGATGTTTAAGGTAATAAGAGACAGAACAGATTCTGTTTCGTGTGTAAAAATTAGCAGCGTTGTAAAACTTATTGTAAAAGGATGGTCAAAACCAGTTGAACAAAAAGCCCTTGATGTTCAGATAAAAGAAGATGTCAAACCATTAGCAACTATAAACATACTCTATGTAGAACCAATAAAGACTCAATATGGTAAAATAACTAGCACTGCAGCTACATCAGGTTATGATTTTGCATTTGAAATTTGTGCAGGATCCCAAAAAATATTTGTTCCCGAAGTCCTCATAAAATCAGACAGTCAAACGCAGCGTTATGAAATACCAGATAACATTGCACCAAATTCTTGTCTGCTAAGTGCCACATTTATCAAAGCGTCAGATCCAAATAGCATCAAAGTCACATTACTAAACAAAGGGGACATATCAAAATTATTAGCAGATGGGGAAGCCAGCATTGCAACTATCCAAAGTGAATTAGATAATGCAAAAAAAGCATTGGGGGACAAATCAGCTACTGACACAAGTCAAACAGCGAAAATAGGAGATCTTAGAAAACAGCTAAATGATGCAAAAGAAGATCTTTACAGATTATACTTTACCATTTATGCAAACCCAACTGAAAAATATGATATCAAAAAATTATCATTTACAGGTGAAGCAATAGAAGGGGAATCAGCCAAAATACTGGCTGTAAAAAAATCTGTAAGTGCAGAAAACATGTATGATGCAGTATTTGAGGCATGTACGGGAGATAAGCAAATTGCACTTCCAGTAGTCCTAGTATCATCAGACACAGAGGCCACCAATGTTAAGATTGGAAATAAAATTTCACCAAACACATGTCAAATGACATCAGTCAAGATAACTGCAATTAATCCAGACTCGATTACAGCAAAGATGGCAGGAAATGTAGAATCCAACAAAGTTCCTGAACTTGAAGATCAACTAGTCAAACTACAAAAGGAGATAGTAGGTCAAAGAGATGCATTACGTAAGTTATTCCATGATCCTAAAGAATCTAATTTTAACGAACAGGTAGAAATGCATACTGCAAAAATAATAGAGTTAAGAAACCAAATTAGTTCTATAAAAGATGACTATAACAAAATATTGTATCAGATGTACAGACAATAA
- a CDS encoding hypothetical protein (hypothetical protein Nmar_1676) gives MIHRVLIIPIIIVFLTIISVQQSFEHGVGGESLPVSLNNKNATLSVGIQPSIFNPNDNESYLAIGLTDSKTDALIEHTIFDVKLSKNGKQIFNEKFYDDLGNLNIKIISKESSTIKIDGDKDPSSEGWTRKLFSPITMEGPIIVSGGLYKFHIEIATINSGEKILAEKPIEGAISIGEKTDHPVIGLDEKKYNFGITSYYDNVENFTFDSKNSTINFEMPFDWSKQNINQINVVHHEIHIPKTFGDMLATKYDVSLNDIPLAESSVTIDDYSEDARIVHVVLNKKDLLEIADHTNESKMFFSITPSKNIKFPLQANTGNAQFRVGLSWDPPVIHPEQNIAFNIDFDELFSDKKPKPVTFDFVLKQHGEEIFRKKSTGQTNSPTWTNIENYVFSSNNLGPIIVSIEQIDNNEHASVSFVSVVKPIDKPKQTFPIRLVSQINNNGIISSGNYFVDLTWFPTDLSPDEESEFVITIYDKQTLMPVRQAEYDFAILQNNNEIFQKHNIAPAGGSFVDFKFSESNVGSATLQIKNIDKTSQYVQLPILITPEFPFSVLMIFIIMFSLITIISFTNKKLTV, from the coding sequence TTGATACACAGAGTACTGATTATTCCAATCATCATTGTTTTTCTAACGATTATCAGCGTACAACAGTCATTTGAGCATGGAGTAGGTGGCGAGAGCTTGCCCGTATCATTGAATAACAAAAATGCCACGTTGTCTGTAGGTATTCAGCCTTCCATTTTTAATCCAAATGATAATGAAAGTTATCTTGCCATAGGACTGACAGATAGCAAAACAGATGCATTAATTGAACACACAATATTTGATGTGAAACTATCAAAAAATGGAAAACAAATCTTTAATGAAAAATTCTATGATGATTTAGGAAATCTAAACATAAAGATAATCTCAAAAGAATCTAGCACAATTAAGATTGATGGTGATAAAGATCCATCAAGTGAGGGTTGGACTAGAAAGTTATTCTCACCCATCACTATGGAAGGACCAATAATTGTTTCTGGTGGTCTGTATAAATTTCACATAGAAATAGCTACAATTAACTCGGGTGAGAAAATACTTGCTGAAAAACCAATAGAGGGTGCAATAAGCATAGGAGAAAAAACAGATCATCCTGTTATTGGATTGGATGAAAAAAAGTACAATTTTGGAATAACTTCCTACTATGACAACGTTGAAAATTTCACATTTGATTCCAAAAATAGCACAATAAACTTTGAAATGCCTTTTGACTGGAGCAAACAAAACATAAATCAAATCAATGTAGTGCATCACGAAATACACATACCCAAAACATTTGGAGATATGCTTGCAACAAAATACGATGTATCTCTTAATGATATTCCACTGGCAGAATCTAGTGTAACAATTGATGATTATTCAGAAGATGCACGAATAGTTCATGTTGTGTTAAATAAGAAAGATCTTTTGGAAATTGCAGACCACACAAATGAATCCAAAATGTTTTTCTCAATAACTCCTTCAAAGAATATCAAGTTTCCATTGCAGGCAAATACTGGAAATGCACAGTTTAGAGTAGGATTGTCGTGGGATCCACCTGTGATTCATCCGGAACAAAATATTGCTTTCAATATTGATTTTGATGAATTATTTTCAGACAAAAAACCAAAACCTGTTACTTTTGACTTTGTTCTAAAACAACATGGTGAGGAGATATTTAGAAAAAAGTCTACAGGGCAAACAAACTCTCCTACGTGGACAAACATTGAAAATTATGTTTTTTCGTCCAATAATTTGGGTCCAATTATCGTATCAATTGAGCAAATTGATAATAACGAGCATGCATCAGTGAGCTTTGTTTCAGTGGTAAAGCCAATAGACAAACCAAAACAGACATTTCCAATTAGGCTAGTCAGTCAGATAAACAATAATGGAATTATCAGCAGTGGAAATTATTTTGTTGATCTTACATGGTTCCCAACAGATCTTTCTCCAGATGAAGAATCAGAATTTGTCATCACCATATATGACAAGCAAACTCTAATGCCTGTCAGGCAAGCAGAGTATGATTTTGCAATATTGCAAAACAATAATGAAATATTTCAAAAACACAACATTGCACCTGCTGGAGGTAGTTTTGTGGATTTCAAATTTTCAGAATCAAATGTAGGTTCTGCAACATTACAAATAAAAAACATAGATAAAACTTCTCAATATGTACAATTACCAATATTGATCACGCCTGAATTTCCATTTTCCGTTTTGATGATTTTTATAATTATGTTTTCTTTGATCACAATAATTTCTTTTACAAATAAAAAATTAACAGTGTAG
- a CDS encoding hypothetical protein (hypothetical protein Nmar_1365), which produces MQTKIVIIASVLVGLVSFAVLIGYIGHGNVRHMAIFWPERVVQTVAFEDVDGKVQIQGISGVGGDPNPYLATRVNFAYVLHVQNNGDKPHRLYIDGLDVQTDLIDPGKEFTLTIYPTEKGIYNYYDNSTQLIKLGTLEIHNVVPSDGFTGFLKDLI; this is translated from the coding sequence GTGCAAACAAAAATTGTGATCATTGCTTCAGTTCTTGTTGGATTGGTATCCTTTGCAGTGCTGATAGGATACATTGGACATGGAAATGTCCGACACATGGCAATTTTCTGGCCAGAAAGAGTAGTACAAACTGTCGCTTTTGAAGACGTTGATGGAAAGGTGCAGATACAAGGAATTTCTGGAGTGGGTGGAGACCCTAACCCGTATCTAGCTACTAGAGTTAATTTTGCATATGTTTTACATGTTCAAAATAATGGAGATAAACCACATCGGTTATACATTGATGGATTAGACGTACAGACTGATCTTATAGATCCTGGTAAGGAATTCACTCTTACCATTTATCCAACAGAAAAAGGAATTTACAATTACTATGATAATTCAACTCAATTGATTAAACTTGGAACTCTTGAAATACACAATGTAGTGCCTAGCGATGGATTTACAGGATTTCTCAAAGACCTTATCTGA